The Anabas testudineus chromosome 11, fAnaTes1.2, whole genome shotgun sequence genome has a segment encoding these proteins:
- the topaz1 gene encoding uncharacterized protein topaz1 isoform X2, producing MVCVLIVIMFPSSSRVKLNRVALKDAVRLKPIHRRRQVSEPPTNEDRKQDLSEVVSVRDEPVQSFLKEQMNPEKVTIHTTCNTPEGEPGSCVGRAKRKRSDQSCKDFHQEGPYTRDSTHAHSSSTGFAGSRGSLRTDVGASCYSQSGDCKYISLHKNTLGKLRQNISSRGPEQSVLDYKLKTETPVTKAYNRNVLWIDQYPEVTLCDVAQYYDVCCHNCSFVLPNALETKDVRCFKQDMRAGFRFWPSCLGHDKRKREECALVSNGELMPRVQSEERSSQSLSKPQRQMKEHPNAETFCCRTICNFLKDWTTEASATSSASFLVGNCTIKEEYRTSVCDRDGKEEPGPGAEIHTDKRIRLGGTITGSLPTQNSESINYNKTAETGLIDKEQMYNCRQLYVKLKSGSCSSFGSAMREDCVNKQPCGHSDEPRRTDAAQMVSEMLSEGNEQGTDEPESFTCQRVRPYFRKIKFSCARTYMPWPFSNSSYSLTANATTTACPADSSPVNRSSTLNNQTNAATKLSSNTTNQAFEQSEEKQKENGESFLNKGNGKRDDHMFSCSPDSTKSEESQPSRLSDMAVLCTSRQCGSEPHSAKVSASFIPLNEPETSCSMSTPSPSSLGLSGWENATILSPTLSPFTHSGSSSLSTTSASLLPPWFPPCESSLILPQDEKETHPPKLDLYYNTRPINHEQNIPTDRCVEANSDAFLLLPLLSPVPSPKHSWTNSIPQSQDCSEEDEVNKDLTKHDMLPEHNMTQISSESFQSCEEYGYCNEELDGMSSEYKTLSTLSSVGDMSESNEEESQEETYYEDDVEHGNCSSDQVPINSKVKTTPTSGGLTEPCSPPSSDKDDGGVFSDEGQTCFAKEEGLNQSETTYHEKDTAETASDTRPSVLDEFTAYEHDILLVDVIQDDPELFENLPEQGLLRLGPTRVSEIPKPSGVLKTLSSKVDGASKESERRLTPVNVDFHWSSRDVTEERDSRPWRPQCSKTPNTRLATDKQTRNLSQLDANNNYVSSGMERSQPIPTVNSSHNIPPPPFTTVKNGPRITSLANVTEFRRQKSNSYCRQYFSESLSCGFKMCRFQHVPADGDEKFCVETVMRFAKNPMCLQKAGAVFRGYYQNNPPGVYFSVPVLLSLLWALLKATMVPDVFSVLNVSLAHKIVPSHEFLLALFNFVREKGLIGFVPELMQLMFKMASAGLVLSLDCFDCVKNTPEFQHTIHPTSPVPVAPLPEYLNLAYSIVELELCTKQEDWRRMGGVFRSICKFSKHPNQVEQISGRIAIALLSDSKDKLSLPFAAFADTVCQSDSEDDLIRSFLGRIGVSLMVRYHKTHQWAKGRRVVEVLSMSKVSYSTLKGLFGNEDGASRCCLVTVAAELFLLSGSVEGALNTLRENNWFLSSCTWPCEPADLERRTSVLMRLAEKASHRDTLEVLCNLPGIKEPNNMIDVSRYSPMFNSHLQACVDRQILPVASDTVDFMLSKNLDVDHRVLQVLLQKLGKQNLWLRAREVFRHSLSVGYYKDVSAPVGFMSLIVPCHLGEVELALTFEMFITVNATFILQLPESSTSSLNITLKRTQSCESEYLSAGSRLLSAACIPQPKLTVRYTAVNASQDQVFTLDLSSARRWLRHNHLWANEVWM from the exons acagtacacatgcacactcaagCTCTACTGGATTTGCTGGTTCAAGAGGGTCTTTGAGAACAGACGTCGGAGCCTCCTGCTATAGTCAGTCTGGTGACTGTAAATACATCTCATTACATAAGAATACGCTGGGTAAACTGAGACAAAATATCAGTAGCCGAGGCCCAGAACAGTCTGTGCTTGACTATAAGCTCAAAACAGAAACCCCAGTCACTAAGGCTTATAATAGGAACGTCTTATGGATTGACCAGTACCCAGAGGTGACACTCTGTGATGTGGCTCAATATTATGATGTATGCTGTCACAATTGTAGCTTTGTGTTGCCAAATGCTCTTGAGACCAAAGATGTGCGTTGCTTTAAACAGGACATGAGAGCTGGATTTCGGTTTTGGCCCAGCTGTTTAGGGCATGACAAACGCAAAAGAGAGGAATGTGCTCTGGTCTCAAATGGTGAGTTAATGCCTAGGGTTCAGTCTGAGGAGCGCAGCTCTCAGAGTCTCAGTAAACCTCAGAGGCAGATGAAAGAACATCCAAATGCAGAGACTTTTTGCTGTCGTACCATATGTAATTTCCTCAAGGACTGGACAACTGAAGCCTCTGCaacttcttctgcttctttcttgGTGGGTAACTGTACAATCAAGGAGGAGTACAGGACTAGTGTGTGCGACAGGGATGGTAAGGAGGAGCCTGGTCCAGGAGCTGAGATTCACACAGATAAAAGAATAAGACTTGGGGGTACTATCACCGGGAGTTTGCCTACCCAAAATTCAGAAAGCATTAATTACAACAAGACTGCAGAAACTGGCTTAATAGACAAAGAGCAAATGTATAATTGCAGGCAGTTATATGTAAAGCTTAAGTCTGGTAGCTGCAGCAGTTTTGGCTCAGCAATGAGAGAAGATTGTGTTAACAAGCAACCTTGTGGCCACTCAGATGAACCCAGACGAACTGATGCAGCACAAATGGTATCAGAGATGCTCAGTGAGGGAAACGAGCAGGGCACAGACGAACCAGAGTCGTTCACCTGCCAGCGAGTGAGACCCTATTTCAGAAAAATTAAGTTTTCTTGTGCACGCACATACATGCCATGGCCATTCTCTAACAGCAGCTACAGCCTTACAGCAAATGCTACCACCACAGCCTGTCCAGCAGATAGCTCCCCAGTAAATCGGTCAAGTACACTGAACAATCAAACCAATGCAGCTACAAAACTCTCTTCAAACACAACCAACCAGGCTTTTGAACaaagtgaagagaaacaaaaagaaaatggagaaagCTTTTTGAATAAAGGAAACGGGAAAAGAGATGatcatatgttttcatgttctcCCGACTCTACAAAGTCTGAAGAATCACAGCCCAGTAGACTCTCAGATATGGCTGTCCTTTGCACATCGAGACAATGTGGAAGCGAACCACATTCTGCAAAAGTCTCAGCCTCATTTATACCACTTAACGAACCAGAAACTAGCTGCTCCATGTCTACCCCTTCCCCATCGTCACTTGGCTTGAGTGGCTGGGAAAATGCTACTATTCTGTCTCCCACGTTATCTCCCTTCACACATAGTGGTTCGAGCAGCCTCTCAACCACATCGGCGTCTCTCCTGCCACCGTGGTTTCCACCATGTGAATCGTCCCTCATTCTCCCTCAAGACGAGAAAGAGACTCACCCACCAAAATTGGATCTGTATTATAATACAAGACCCATTAACCATGAGCAGAACATTCCCACAGACCGCTGTGTAGAAGCCAACTCAGATGCGTTTTTGCTTTTGCCACTGCTCTCTCCTGTCCCATCCCCAAAACACTCATGGACAAACTCCATTCCCCAGAGTCAAGACTGTTCAGAGGAAGACGAGGTGAACAAAGACCTCACCAAACATGACATGTTGCCTGAACATAACATGACACAAATCAGTAGTGAGAGTTTTCAAAGCTGTGAGGAGTATGGATACTGTAATGAAGAATTGGATGGAATGTCATCTGAATATAAAACTCTGTCTACCCTGAGCAGTGTTGGAGACATGAGTGAGAGTAATGAAGAGGAAAGCCAGGAGGAAACCTATTATGAAGATGATGTGGAACATGGTAACTGCAGTTCTGACCAAGTTCCCATAAATTCTAAAGTTAAGACAACTCCTACCTCAGGTGGTCTGACAGAACCCTGCTCTCCGCCCAGCAGTGATAAAGATGATGGAGGAGTTTTCAGTGATGAAGGACAGACATGTTTTGCTAAAGAAGAGGGATTGAATCAATCTGAAACAACTTACCATGAGAAGGATACAGCTGAAACAGCTAGTGATACTCGGCCAAGTGTTTTGGATGAGTTCACAGCTTATGAACATGATATCCTGCTTGTTGATGTGATCCAGGATGACCCAGAGCTGTTTGAAAACTTGCCTGAGCAAGGTCTGCTGAGACTAGGCCCTACAAGGGTCAGTGAGATCCCTAAACCTTCTGGAGTGCTGAAAACACTGTCATCAAAGGTAGATGGAGCTTCTAAGGAGTCTGAGCGAAG attgaCACCAGTTAATGTGGATTTTCACTGGAGCAGTCGTGATGTCACAG aggagagagacagcagaCCATGGAGACCTCAGTGCAgcaaaacaccaaacacacgTCTTGcgacagacaaacaaaccagaaaCTTG AGTCAGCTAGATGCCAACAACAATTATGTAAGCAGTGGCATGGAAAG GAGCCAGCCCATTCCAACTGTGAACTCTTCACATaacattcctcctcctccgttTACGACTGTAAAAAAtg GGCCGAGGATCACAAGTCTAGCAAACGTGACAGAGTTTAGGAGGCAGAAGTCTAATTCT TATTGCAGGCAGTACTTTAGTGAATCACTATCCTGTGGGTTCAAGATGTGTCGATTTCAGCATGTGCCAGCGGATGGAGATGAGAAG TTTTGTGTTGAAACTGTGATGCGTTTCGCCAAAAATCCAATGTGCCTCCAGAAAGCAG GAGCTGTGTTTAGAGGCTACTACCAGAACAACCCACCAGGAGTGTATTTCTCGGTGCCTGTGCTCCTGTCGCTCCTGTGGGCTCTGCTCAAAGCTACCATGGTCCCTGATGTCTTCTCAGTCCTCAATGTCAGCTTGGCCCACAAGATAGTG CCCAGCCACGAGTTCCTGCTGGCCCTCTTCAACTTTGTGAGAGAGAAAGGTCTTATCGGCTTCGTACCTGAGCTCATGCAGCTCATGTTCAAG ATGGCCAGTGCAGGCTTGGTGCTGAGTTTGGACTGCTTCGACTGTGTAAAAAATACTCCTGAGTTCCAGCACACAATCCATCCAACCTCACCTGTGCCAGT TGCACCATTGCCAGAATACCTCAACTTGGCCTACTCCATTGTGGAACTAGAG CTTTGTACCAAACAAGAGGACTGGAGGCGGATGGGAGGGGTTTTCAGGTCCATCTGCAAATTCAGCAAACACCCCAACCAAGTGGAACAAATCAGCGGTCGCATTGCCATAGCACTCCTGTCTGACAGCAAAGACAAGCTGTCTCTGCCCTTTGCTGCCTTTGCTGACACAG tTTGTCAAAGTGACAGTGAGGACGACCTGATCAGGAGTTTTTTAGGCAGAATCGGAGTTTCTCTCATGGTGAGATACCACAAAACGCATCAGTGGGCCAAG GGTCGGAGGGTGGTGGAAGTACTTTCCATGTCAAAAGTTAGCTACTCCACACTGAAGGGTTTGTTTGGGAATGAGGATGGAGCTTCACGCTGCTGCCTCGTCACTGTGGCTGCTGAGCTCTTCCTCTTGAGTGGCAGTGTGGAGGGAGCTTTAAACACACTCCGAG AAAACAACTGGTTCCTGAGTTCGTGCACGTGGCCATGTGAGCCTGCTGATTTGGAGAGAAGGACTTCTGTCTTGATGCGTCTGGCTGAGAAAGCATCTCACCGAGACACACTGGAGGTTCTGTGTAATCTCCCTGGAATTAAGGAGCCGAACa aCATGATAGACGTCTCCAGGTACAGTCCTATGTTTAACTCTCATCTACAAGCATGTGTGGACAGACAGATCCTTCCCGTGGCCTCAGACACCGTAGACTTCATGCTCTCAAAAAACCTGGACGTTGACCACAGAGTGCTGCAGGTGCTTTTACAAAAACTAGGAAAGCAAAACCTCTGGCTCCGTGCACGGGAAGTCTTCAGAC ACTCTTTGAGTGTGGGGTACTACAAGGATGTGTCTGCTCCCGTTGGTTTTATGTCACTGATCGTCCCCTGTCATCTGGGAGAGGTGGAGCTTGCTCTCACCTTTGAGATGTTCATCACTGTCAACGCAACATTCATTCTCCAGTTGCCGGAGAGCAGCACTTCATCCCTCAACATCACTCTCAAAAG GACTCAAAGCTGCGAGAGTGAGTACCTCTCTGCTGGCAGCCGCCTCCTCTCTGCAGCGTGCATCCCTCAACCCAAACTAACTGTTCGCTACACAGCAGTGAATGCCTCACAGGACCAAGTGTTCACTCTGGATCTTTCCTCGGCTCGACGATGGCTCCGCCACAATCATTTGTGGGCCAATGAGGTGTGGATGTAG
- the topaz1 gene encoding uncharacterized protein topaz1 isoform X1 → MVCVLIVIMFPSSSRVKLNRVALKDAVRLKPIHRRRQVSEPPTNEDRKQDLSEVVSVRDEPVQSFLKEQMNPEKVTIHTTCNTPEGEPGSCVGRAKRKRSDQSCKDFHQEGPYTRDSTHAHSSSTGFAGSRGSLRTDVGASCYSQSGDCKYISLHKNTLGKLRQNISSRGPEQSVLDYKLKTETPVTKAYNRNVLWIDQYPEVTLCDVAQYYDVCCHNCSFVLPNALETKDVRCFKQDMRAGFRFWPSCLGHDKRKREECALVSNGELMPRVQSEERSSQSLSKPQRQMKEHPNAETFCCRTICNFLKDWTTEASATSSASFLVGNCTIKEEYRTSVCDRDGKEEPGPGAEIHTDKRIRLGGTITGSLPTQNSESINYNKTAETGLIDKEQMYNCRQLYVKLKSGSCSSFGSAMREDCVNKQPCGHSDEPRRTDAAQMVSEMLSEGNEQGTDEPESFTCQRVRPYFRKIKFSCARTYMPWPFSNSSYSLTANATTTACPADSSPVNRSSTLNNQTNAATKLSSNTTNQAFEQSEEKQKENGESFLNKGNGKRDDHMFSCSPDSTKSEESQPSRLSDMAVLCTSRQCGSEPHSAKVSASFIPLNEPETSCSMSTPSPSSLGLSGWENATILSPTLSPFTHSGSSSLSTTSASLLPPWFPPCESSLILPQDEKETHPPKLDLYYNTRPINHEQNIPTDRCVEANSDAFLLLPLLSPVPSPKHSWTNSIPQSQDCSEEDEVNKDLTKHDMLPEHNMTQISSESFQSCEEYGYCNEELDGMSSEYKTLSTLSSVGDMSESNEEESQEETYYEDDVEHGNCSSDQVPINSKVKTTPTSGGLTEPCSPPSSDKDDGGVFSDEGQTCFAKEEGLNQSETTYHEKDTAETASDTRPSVLDEFTAYEHDILLVDVIQDDPELFENLPEQGLLRLGPTRVSEIPKPSGVLKTLSSKVDGASKESERRLTPVNVDFHWSSRDVTEERDSRPWRPQCSKTPNTRLATDKQTRNLSQLDANNNYVSSGMERSQPIPTVNSSHNIPPPPFTTVKNGPRITSLANVTEFRRQKSNSYCRQYFSESLSCGFKMCRFQHVPADGDEKFCVETVMRFAKNPMCLQKAGAVFRGYYQNNPPGVYFSVPVLLSLLWALLKATMVPDVFSVLNVSLAHKIVPSHEFLLALFNFVREKGLIGFVPELMQLMFKMASAGLVLSLDCFDCVKNTPEFQHTIHPTSPVPVLSCSAPLPEYLNLAYSIVELELCTKQEDWRRMGGVFRSICKFSKHPNQVEQISGRIAIALLSDSKDKLSLPFAAFADTVCQSDSEDDLIRSFLGRIGVSLMVRYHKTHQWAKGRRVVEVLSMSKVSYSTLKGLFGNEDGASRCCLVTVAAELFLLSGSVEGALNTLRENNWFLSSCTWPCEPADLERRTSVLMRLAEKASHRDTLEVLCNLPGIKEPNNMIDVSRYSPMFNSHLQACVDRQILPVASDTVDFMLSKNLDVDHRVLQVLLQKLGKQNLWLRAREVFRHSLSVGYYKDVSAPVGFMSLIVPCHLGEVELALTFEMFITVNATFILQLPESSTSSLNITLKRTQSCESEYLSAGSRLLSAACIPQPKLTVRYTAVNASQDQVFTLDLSSARRWLRHNHLWANEVWM, encoded by the exons acagtacacatgcacactcaagCTCTACTGGATTTGCTGGTTCAAGAGGGTCTTTGAGAACAGACGTCGGAGCCTCCTGCTATAGTCAGTCTGGTGACTGTAAATACATCTCATTACATAAGAATACGCTGGGTAAACTGAGACAAAATATCAGTAGCCGAGGCCCAGAACAGTCTGTGCTTGACTATAAGCTCAAAACAGAAACCCCAGTCACTAAGGCTTATAATAGGAACGTCTTATGGATTGACCAGTACCCAGAGGTGACACTCTGTGATGTGGCTCAATATTATGATGTATGCTGTCACAATTGTAGCTTTGTGTTGCCAAATGCTCTTGAGACCAAAGATGTGCGTTGCTTTAAACAGGACATGAGAGCTGGATTTCGGTTTTGGCCCAGCTGTTTAGGGCATGACAAACGCAAAAGAGAGGAATGTGCTCTGGTCTCAAATGGTGAGTTAATGCCTAGGGTTCAGTCTGAGGAGCGCAGCTCTCAGAGTCTCAGTAAACCTCAGAGGCAGATGAAAGAACATCCAAATGCAGAGACTTTTTGCTGTCGTACCATATGTAATTTCCTCAAGGACTGGACAACTGAAGCCTCTGCaacttcttctgcttctttcttgGTGGGTAACTGTACAATCAAGGAGGAGTACAGGACTAGTGTGTGCGACAGGGATGGTAAGGAGGAGCCTGGTCCAGGAGCTGAGATTCACACAGATAAAAGAATAAGACTTGGGGGTACTATCACCGGGAGTTTGCCTACCCAAAATTCAGAAAGCATTAATTACAACAAGACTGCAGAAACTGGCTTAATAGACAAAGAGCAAATGTATAATTGCAGGCAGTTATATGTAAAGCTTAAGTCTGGTAGCTGCAGCAGTTTTGGCTCAGCAATGAGAGAAGATTGTGTTAACAAGCAACCTTGTGGCCACTCAGATGAACCCAGACGAACTGATGCAGCACAAATGGTATCAGAGATGCTCAGTGAGGGAAACGAGCAGGGCACAGACGAACCAGAGTCGTTCACCTGCCAGCGAGTGAGACCCTATTTCAGAAAAATTAAGTTTTCTTGTGCACGCACATACATGCCATGGCCATTCTCTAACAGCAGCTACAGCCTTACAGCAAATGCTACCACCACAGCCTGTCCAGCAGATAGCTCCCCAGTAAATCGGTCAAGTACACTGAACAATCAAACCAATGCAGCTACAAAACTCTCTTCAAACACAACCAACCAGGCTTTTGAACaaagtgaagagaaacaaaaagaaaatggagaaagCTTTTTGAATAAAGGAAACGGGAAAAGAGATGatcatatgttttcatgttctcCCGACTCTACAAAGTCTGAAGAATCACAGCCCAGTAGACTCTCAGATATGGCTGTCCTTTGCACATCGAGACAATGTGGAAGCGAACCACATTCTGCAAAAGTCTCAGCCTCATTTATACCACTTAACGAACCAGAAACTAGCTGCTCCATGTCTACCCCTTCCCCATCGTCACTTGGCTTGAGTGGCTGGGAAAATGCTACTATTCTGTCTCCCACGTTATCTCCCTTCACACATAGTGGTTCGAGCAGCCTCTCAACCACATCGGCGTCTCTCCTGCCACCGTGGTTTCCACCATGTGAATCGTCCCTCATTCTCCCTCAAGACGAGAAAGAGACTCACCCACCAAAATTGGATCTGTATTATAATACAAGACCCATTAACCATGAGCAGAACATTCCCACAGACCGCTGTGTAGAAGCCAACTCAGATGCGTTTTTGCTTTTGCCACTGCTCTCTCCTGTCCCATCCCCAAAACACTCATGGACAAACTCCATTCCCCAGAGTCAAGACTGTTCAGAGGAAGACGAGGTGAACAAAGACCTCACCAAACATGACATGTTGCCTGAACATAACATGACACAAATCAGTAGTGAGAGTTTTCAAAGCTGTGAGGAGTATGGATACTGTAATGAAGAATTGGATGGAATGTCATCTGAATATAAAACTCTGTCTACCCTGAGCAGTGTTGGAGACATGAGTGAGAGTAATGAAGAGGAAAGCCAGGAGGAAACCTATTATGAAGATGATGTGGAACATGGTAACTGCAGTTCTGACCAAGTTCCCATAAATTCTAAAGTTAAGACAACTCCTACCTCAGGTGGTCTGACAGAACCCTGCTCTCCGCCCAGCAGTGATAAAGATGATGGAGGAGTTTTCAGTGATGAAGGACAGACATGTTTTGCTAAAGAAGAGGGATTGAATCAATCTGAAACAACTTACCATGAGAAGGATACAGCTGAAACAGCTAGTGATACTCGGCCAAGTGTTTTGGATGAGTTCACAGCTTATGAACATGATATCCTGCTTGTTGATGTGATCCAGGATGACCCAGAGCTGTTTGAAAACTTGCCTGAGCAAGGTCTGCTGAGACTAGGCCCTACAAGGGTCAGTGAGATCCCTAAACCTTCTGGAGTGCTGAAAACACTGTCATCAAAGGTAGATGGAGCTTCTAAGGAGTCTGAGCGAAG attgaCACCAGTTAATGTGGATTTTCACTGGAGCAGTCGTGATGTCACAG aggagagagacagcagaCCATGGAGACCTCAGTGCAgcaaaacaccaaacacacgTCTTGcgacagacaaacaaaccagaaaCTTG AGTCAGCTAGATGCCAACAACAATTATGTAAGCAGTGGCATGGAAAG GAGCCAGCCCATTCCAACTGTGAACTCTTCACATaacattcctcctcctccgttTACGACTGTAAAAAAtg GGCCGAGGATCACAAGTCTAGCAAACGTGACAGAGTTTAGGAGGCAGAAGTCTAATTCT TATTGCAGGCAGTACTTTAGTGAATCACTATCCTGTGGGTTCAAGATGTGTCGATTTCAGCATGTGCCAGCGGATGGAGATGAGAAG TTTTGTGTTGAAACTGTGATGCGTTTCGCCAAAAATCCAATGTGCCTCCAGAAAGCAG GAGCTGTGTTTAGAGGCTACTACCAGAACAACCCACCAGGAGTGTATTTCTCGGTGCCTGTGCTCCTGTCGCTCCTGTGGGCTCTGCTCAAAGCTACCATGGTCCCTGATGTCTTCTCAGTCCTCAATGTCAGCTTGGCCCACAAGATAGTG CCCAGCCACGAGTTCCTGCTGGCCCTCTTCAACTTTGTGAGAGAGAAAGGTCTTATCGGCTTCGTACCTGAGCTCATGCAGCTCATGTTCAAG ATGGCCAGTGCAGGCTTGGTGCTGAGTTTGGACTGCTTCGACTGTGTAAAAAATACTCCTGAGTTCCAGCACACAATCCATCCAACCTCACCTGTGCCAGT gtTGTCCTGCAGTGCACCATTGCCAGAATACCTCAACTTGGCCTACTCCATTGTGGAACTAGAG CTTTGTACCAAACAAGAGGACTGGAGGCGGATGGGAGGGGTTTTCAGGTCCATCTGCAAATTCAGCAAACACCCCAACCAAGTGGAACAAATCAGCGGTCGCATTGCCATAGCACTCCTGTCTGACAGCAAAGACAAGCTGTCTCTGCCCTTTGCTGCCTTTGCTGACACAG tTTGTCAAAGTGACAGTGAGGACGACCTGATCAGGAGTTTTTTAGGCAGAATCGGAGTTTCTCTCATGGTGAGATACCACAAAACGCATCAGTGGGCCAAG GGTCGGAGGGTGGTGGAAGTACTTTCCATGTCAAAAGTTAGCTACTCCACACTGAAGGGTTTGTTTGGGAATGAGGATGGAGCTTCACGCTGCTGCCTCGTCACTGTGGCTGCTGAGCTCTTCCTCTTGAGTGGCAGTGTGGAGGGAGCTTTAAACACACTCCGAG AAAACAACTGGTTCCTGAGTTCGTGCACGTGGCCATGTGAGCCTGCTGATTTGGAGAGAAGGACTTCTGTCTTGATGCGTCTGGCTGAGAAAGCATCTCACCGAGACACACTGGAGGTTCTGTGTAATCTCCCTGGAATTAAGGAGCCGAACa aCATGATAGACGTCTCCAGGTACAGTCCTATGTTTAACTCTCATCTACAAGCATGTGTGGACAGACAGATCCTTCCCGTGGCCTCAGACACCGTAGACTTCATGCTCTCAAAAAACCTGGACGTTGACCACAGAGTGCTGCAGGTGCTTTTACAAAAACTAGGAAAGCAAAACCTCTGGCTCCGTGCACGGGAAGTCTTCAGAC ACTCTTTGAGTGTGGGGTACTACAAGGATGTGTCTGCTCCCGTTGGTTTTATGTCACTGATCGTCCCCTGTCATCTGGGAGAGGTGGAGCTTGCTCTCACCTTTGAGATGTTCATCACTGTCAACGCAACATTCATTCTCCAGTTGCCGGAGAGCAGCACTTCATCCCTCAACATCACTCTCAAAAG GACTCAAAGCTGCGAGAGTGAGTACCTCTCTGCTGGCAGCCGCCTCCTCTCTGCAGCGTGCATCCCTCAACCCAAACTAACTGTTCGCTACACAGCAGTGAATGCCTCACAGGACCAAGTGTTCACTCTGGATCTTTCCTCGGCTCGACGATGGCTCCGCCACAATCATTTGTGGGCCAATGAGGTGTGGATGTAG